The sequence below is a genomic window from Phoenix dactylifera cultivar Barhee BC4 chromosome 8, palm_55x_up_171113_PBpolish2nd_filt_p, whole genome shotgun sequence.
TCAGTTTCCCATACAATTGATTCTGTCTCAAAATTTCCAAAACAATTTTCAAGTGTTGCTCATGCTCAGTATGACTCTTGGAATAGATTAAGATGTCATCAATAAACACAATTACAAATTTGTCCAAGAAAGGTTTAAATACCCtgttcatcagatccataaaTGCAGCTGGAGCATTTGTCAACCCGAAAGGCATCACCAGATACTCATAATGGCCATATCTGGTGCGGAAGGCAGTCTTGGCTATATCAGACTCCTTTATCCTCAACTGATGATATCCAGATCGCAGATCAATCTTTGAAAACACCTGGGCACCCTGAAGCTGATCAAACAAGTCATCAATCCGGGGTAGGAGGTACCTGTTCTTGATAGTCACTTTGTTAATTTCCCGAAAATCAATGCATAGCCTCATACTGccgtccttcttcctcacaaatAACACTGGTGCACCCCAAGGAGAGACACTGGGTCGAATGAAACCCAGATCCAATAGCTCCTGCAACTGTTCCTTCAGTTCTTTTAGTTCAGCCGGGGCCATTCTGTAAGGAGGTCTAGATATGGGTGCCGTACCAGGGTTTAGATCAATGGCAAATTCCACCTCTCTAACTGGTGGTAAACCAGGAAGCTCATCAGGAAAAACATCAGGGTATTCCCTGACCACGGTTATGTCTTCAATTTTCTGTTCCGACTGCTCAGAATCCATGACAGCTGCcatatacacagagcaccccttCCTGAGAGACCGAATACCCTGTAAGGCTGCCACTATCTGAGGGGAGACACACTCTCCATCACccacaaaataaaactcttcaaTGTCAGGGATTCGGAAAGTCACCCGCTTCGAGAAGCAGTCAATGGTAGCGTGATATATAGCTAACCAATCCATACCCAGAATTAAATCAAATTCATGTAAGTCCATGACAATAAGGTCAGCTTTCAAGTCTCTACCCTCTACAATTACTGGGCAAGACTTGCATATCAGTGAGGTGATCATCTTACCCCCAGCTGGGGTACTCACACATAATTCCCTCTCCAAGGgtgagcaaaatatatcatgcttATGCACATATGTAGATGAAATAAAAGAGTGTGTGGCCCCTGAGTCGAATAGTGCATATGCATAAGTAGAATGTACTAATAAGGTACCTGTCACTGCcgtgttggatgcctgagcatcctgctgtGTCAGTGCATATACCCGTCCCTAGGTGCGAGACCCTCCTCCTGTCTGCTGTCTGGGAGCGGCTGGCTGAGAAAtctgtgctggatcagggggaatCTGCCGCTGAGGAGCCCTAGCGCTCGGTGGCCTCTGCACAAATCCGGCCCGGGGACAACTAGAAATCCTGTGGCCCGGCTGACCACACCCATAACAGACAATAGTCCTAGACTGGGTCTGAGGACACTGAGCCATCTTGTGGCCCTGTTGGCcacatctgtaacatgccccgATACCAGGCCGTGTCTGAAGACACTCAACAGCTCTATGTCCAGTCTGGCCACACTTGAAGCACATTCCTGATATCCCCCTGCGATCCGGTGCAGTCCTCCCATATGGAACTCGCTGCCCTGCTCCTGGACGGAACTGCATAGGTCGGCGCAGATGCCGCTCACTGTCAGAGTCAAAGTCCCTGTTCCTCTTTGACTTCCCTTTCTGAGCATCCTGTGTCTCCTTCCAGATGATCTCCATATTTTTAGCTCTGTCAACTAGGTCATCATAATCAGTCGAGTGAACAGCAGCTAAACCCTGACGCAGGCGAGGCCTCAGTCCTTCCTCAAATCTACTCATCCTAGATTTAGGGTCTTGGACAAGAGATGGTGCAAAACGTGACAGTCGATCGAACTCAGCCTCATAATCCTCCACAGTCATACTCCCCTGAGAGAGACTCAGAAACTCCCTCTCCAACTCCCTGATACGACTGGaagggaaatacttggagtagaaggccATGCGGAATCCCGGCCAGGTCACATATCCTGCATCCTGCATCATAGTCCTCTCCACAGACTCCCACCAATGATGAGCccggtcctgaagcatataggtggcaaatctgatcttctcctcctcagTACAACCCATGGCCCTGAAAGCCTTCTCCATCTCATCTATCCACCATTCGGCCTCTTGGGGATCGGTAGTTCCCTTGAAGGCCGGAGGAGCCAACTTCCGGAATTCTGCAATGCTCCTCCCCTGATCCGACGAGCTAGCAGAGGGATGCTGTGGATGTGGGTCCCTCTGCTGTCTGACCAGCTCAATCACCTCCCTGACCAGTTCCAATACTGGGGTCGATCCTTCCGCCTGATCCTGTTCTGGTCGGTCTAAAACTGTCGGAGCAATCTCCTCTTCCTGAACTCGCTCAGCTGGGCGAGGAGTCGCCGGATCATCTCCCATCGTCTCAATCAGACGACGAGGTGGTATACGAGTACGGCGGGGCGGCATCCTGATACAGACATAATACCACAAGTTAGGGTTAAGTCAAAAATCTTCCTATGAGTTTACTACCCCACTCTCATTTCCTCACATGTGTCCCTATGCTCCTAGGGTTTTcattagttatttttttttttttttttttgatgtcccTAGTGATCGttaacctaagctctgataccaataaatctgtcacgccccgaacccggggcccggggcgcgagcagacgccgcgcacctgcagggcggaccccgcaggcgCGCAAGGCAGATAAATCAGATTTAACATCAATAACTAAACAAAGATAATTTCCAGTTTTCATATCAAATGtccacatatatacataagacaaaagaaaatccatatctactagctaactacatcatgatcactccatCCCGTAATCCCTACAATCATATGTCATCACctgcaaaaaaataaataataggagtgagctaacagctcagtaggcgacatcatgcaataaagtcatcatataacatgtcataatgcatataaaagcagctaaactcataaatccaaaaatccacacaataatctgtaaacccgatccgagactcaaaatatctcaaccgcatgactacggccacatcacccagtggcatggttacaccgaagtgccaatacaactctccgaagagccgctccactgagccaacgcaccactgtgccgcaccccctggtgccaatctcacgctccgcagagccaacgcaccactgtgccgcaccccctggtgccaatctcacgctccactgagccgctccgcagagcaaaacgcacccctgtgccgccactattctatcaccggtggtcaCGGTGTCGGAACcagttcctcagtacaagtcgacagggccaacgtatcatcccattggcggggtctagactatagtcacgcggtctttaaaaatcaataaataaattttccACATCGTGAATTTCCAAATCAAAGCCATGAACATGCTCCCAATAATAAGTCACATAAcagtttattaaaaaaaaaaaaataaatatttaattctaattctaacacataatgccaagaataaatcataacatcaagatatgcaagatacatgttaTAATTCGATTTTAAAGCAATAAGTCACCTACCTGGGTTCGCTTAAAAGatccctgccacagatatcacgaacccctgattaaacacaaa
It includes:
- the LOC120111734 gene encoding uncharacterized protein LOC120111734, producing the protein MGDDPATPRPAERVQEEEIAPTVLDRPEQDQAEGSTPVLELVREVIELVRQQRDPHPQHPSASSSDQGRSIAEFRKLAPPAFKGTTDPQEAEWWIDEMEKAFRAMGCTEEEKIRFATYMLQDRAHHWWESVERTMMQDAGYVTWPGFRMAFYSKYFPSSRIRELEREFLSLSQGSMTVEDYEAEFDRLSRFAPSLVQDPKSRMSRFEEGLRPRLRQGLAAVHSTDYDDLVDRAKNMEIIWKETQDAQKGKSKRNRDFDSDSERHLRRPMQFRPGAGQRVPYGRTAPDRRGISGMCFKCGQTGHRAVECLQTRPGIGACYRCGQQGHKMAQCPQTQSRTIVCYGCGQPGHRISSCPRAGFVQRPPSARAPQRQIPPDPAQISQPAAPRQQTGGGSRT